A window of Adhaeribacter arboris genomic DNA:
GATTGCTGATAATATTGGGTGGTTGGGTAAGGAGTAGTATCCAGCTTTTGGGTGATACAACTTTGGCAGCTCAAAAGCAAGCCAATAATAAACAGCGGAAAGCCCTTCAAAATTAATTAATAACAGTAATTAAAAAACAGTTGAAATGCAAATGTAAAATTATCTTTTAGAAATCTGGTTCAAATAATTATTGAATAAAATTAAAATCTTCTTTATTCAGTATATGATTTCCCGATTTATGAGCCACCCATTTAACTTGTTGTTTTATCAGGTAGGTGTAAAGCATGGTACTCCGCTTATTCTCGTGGCCTAATAATCTTTGAACGGTAGTAATATCTTTTCCGCTCTCCAGCAAATGTGCCGCATAACTATGCCGCAACGACTAACAACAGGCATTTTTATTAAGTTGAGCCGTTTTTAAGGCTTGTTTCAGGGCTTTTTGCAATACGCTTTCGTGCAAATGAAACCGAATTTCCTGATCCGTAGCAACATGCTTAGACCGCCTAACGGCCGGAAAAAGATACTGCCAGGCCAGTGTTTTCGCTTCAGCGGAATTTTTGTTGCGCACTGTTGCAGGTATATCTACTTCGCCAAAACCAAGGTTTAAATCTTCCTGATGGATAGTGGCTACTTTGCGCATCTGAAGCTGCAATTCAGATTTCAGAGAAGCTGGGAAAAATAAGACCCGGTTCTTTAATCGTAATTGTTTATTTTCGAAATCTACATCCCGGATTCGCAGGGTAAGGCCTTCCGTAATTTTTAAGCCACAGCTGTATAGTAAAGCCGCCATTAACCGGGGTGCTCCTCTTAAATGAGTAAAAAGTACGTCTATTTCCTTTTTAGTTAAAATAGCCGGCGTGGAGCGGTAATGTTTCAGCCGCGAGAAATAAATTTTAGTCAGAGGTTGGTGCACCACTTCGTTATACAAAAATAAAAGGGCGCAATGTGCCTGGTTTTGGGTAGAAGCAGATTTTTTGCCTTTCAGCGAAAGATAATTCAGGAATGCTGCTACTTCTTTCTCTCCCATTTCCCGCGGATTCTGTTTTCCGTGAAAAAGAAAAAATCGAAAAATCCAGTCGCAGTAAGCTGCTTCCGTGCGGGGACTGAGATGCTGCGCCTGCATAGTTTTTCGGACCTGATCAATAAGCTGAGAAGCTGTTTCCATGTAGCAGACCAATTTGCATTAATTCACCTTAAAAATTATTAATTTTAGTAAGGAAATATCAATCAACAAGTAGCGTGTTTTTCTTCTCTTGCCGATTTTACAATTTAAAATCACATATCTACCCTAATTGCGAAATAAATGAATCAATTCAAACTTGTGCTGGCACTTTTATGCCCACTTTAGAGCGTTTATCAATGCGGGAAGTACTATTTTAATTTTAAAGTTTTTTCCTCTATATCTAGCATTCACTTCTACCCGCAACAAAAAAGCCTTGGTTACCAAGGCTTTCTTTTGATGTTGATGGGTAGTGTTTAATTTTTAATTAATGGAACAGTCGCTTGTACACTGCTGCCATTTAAATAAAGAACGTACACGCCCGTAGCTAAATCCTGGATGTTTAGGACAATGGTGTTTTTACCGCTAGTTACGGAAACAGGCCGCGTTTTAATTTTTCGGCCTTGTGCGTCCATTATGTCAATAGCAGCTGTACCACTAGCAACGGCGGAAAACGCCAGATTTACTTTGTCTTGGGCGGGATTAGGATAAAGCCTGGTTACCGTTACTCGGCGTAATTTAATATCTACAGCAATTATTTTACTATACTTACTGATAGCATTGAAATCTACCTGCTTTAAACGGTAATAGGCCGTTCCGGACAAAGAAGCCAGGTCAATAAAGGAGTATTCCTTCATCTGGTTACTGGTTCCTGCTGCTTTCACCTGGCCAATGCTGGTAAAAGTTTTACCATCGGAACTACGCTCTATCACAAAATAATCGCTGTTTTTTTCTGAAGCCGTTGCCCAAGTAAGGATAACCTGACTATTTATATTTTTGACTTCGAACTTTAATAACTCTACGGGTAAAGGCACTATATTTTCTACACTCCGAAAATCGGCTACGTTATTTGATACCGAAGGACTTACCACCATCCCAAAGTTATTCGCGTCAAATAAATCTACTAATCCATCCTTATCTGTATCGCGGTAGTAGGTAGCATTACTCGCACTTAAAAAGTTAGGATTAGCTCCTTGTTTTTCGAGCCAGTCGGGCACATTATCTCCATCCTGAAAAGTATTACTATCGGTAGTCAGGTAATATCCCCGATTAGAAGATGCTTCAAAAGCCTGAGCTCTTTGCAGTAAATTATCCAATGCCTTCTTATCGTGATTACTATCGAAGGCTTCGTAGTAATCGCTACTAGTATCATTATCCGAATCCAAATCTAAATAATCGGGCAGGTTGTCGCTGATTACATAAGCGCCATCGGTATTAATAGGAATAAGTGGCTGACCATTTTCCGTGCCATCGTAAACGCTCACAATTCCATCACTATCGTCATCTATTTGGTTCGGGGCAATGTAACCAGCGGTTGTTTGGGCTTCTACGTTATCCGGAATGCCGTCATTATCTGCATCTAAATCCAGAAAATCCAAGAAAGAATCGCCATCTGAATCGGGCATGGGCAAGCTGGTAATACCATTATCCGCACTGGTTTCAGCAAAATCCGGCATACCATTGGTACCCACAACACCACCATATCGGCCAAGCGTTGCATTATAATTGCTAGGGGCTATGCCACGATTAGCCTCCCGGGTATTGGCAATACCATCCCCGTCCATATCTAAATCTAAGCTGTTAATTATTCCGTCCAGGTCAATATCAAACCAGTCGTTAATCTGGTCGTTATTTATATCGCGGAAGGCCCCGTATTTGGGATGTACAAAAGTAGGGTCGTAATAATTAAAATTACCATCGTTGTTTGCGTCGCCGTAGGGATCAATATTGCTATTGGAAATAAGATCGGTAATACCATCGTTATTATCATCTATATCCGAAAAGTCGCTTATGCCATCCCCATCCCGGTCCTGGGTTAAAATTAAGGTAATCGCTTTATCAGTGGTACCACCCGTGGCATCTAAGGTACGCACGGTAATAGGGTAAGATCCCGGACGTACTAGGAAGCGGTTGCTCACAATAATATGTCCGTCGGGCATGGTAACCCCGTTCGGAAGTGGACCAGCAATTAAAGTAGTGCTAGTAACAGCGCCGTCATCGTCGGTGAAGGTAGCCAGTATGTCGTTGTTTCTATAATCATAAAAGTTTTTGGCGGTGAATACAATAACAGCAGCTTCGGCATCCGGTAGAAAAGTTAAGGTTACCGAAGGGGTAGATTGACCACCTAAAGGATCGGTAGTTTTTACTTGAAAGGAATACGAACCGGGAACCAACAAACTTTTATCGGCAACGGTAAATTCACCGGTGGTAGTATTAAAAGCTACTCCCGCCGGCAAAGTTCCGGAAGTAATTTGGGCGGTAGAAATAGCCCCGTCCGGGTCAGCAACGGTGGCTAGGCTTTGCCCGTTAGTATACGAATCTACGTTGCGGGCCGCCACTGCAGTATAAACGGCTGGCTGATGAATAAGAACATTATTGAAAACTGTATTCACGGAATTGTTGCTGGCAACAGCATCGTATTCGGTAGCAGCTGATTTACTGGATTGAACTGTATATTGGCCGGCAGCAGTTGGTATCACCGTAAAAGTAATTGTTGTAGAAGTAGATTTGGCCAGGTTTCCAATTTGCCAGATACCGGTAGAAGGATTATAAGAACCTACAGCAGGATTAGCGCTAACCAAGGTTAAACCAGCCGGTAAAACGTGCGTAACGGCCAAAGCAGTAGCATCATTCGCGCCGTTATTGGTAGCGGTAATGGTAAATGTTGCTTGCTGACTAGTGAAATAAGGAGGACTGCTTTGCGCACTGGTTAAAGCAATATCGGCGGCTTCCTGTACATTAATCGTGATAGTAGCATCATTATTAGCCGGAACAGGGTCTGTCTGACTCTGACCAGTCTTAGAAATTATAATATTGGTAGTACCTGTGGCAGAAGGTAGGGTTTCAACTTTAAAAGTAGCGCTTGCTCCGGGTGCTAAGGTGCCCACATTCCAGTAACCAGTTAGCGGATCGTACGTACCTTGGCTGGTAGTAATTCCCTGGACATTTACATTACTGCCGGAAGGGCGGTTATCATAGTAAATAATACCTGTTGCCGCATCTGGACCATTGTTAGTAATAGTGCCGGTAAAAGTAGTTGGCGTTACCCCGTTATAATAAGGACCCGGAGTAACGCTAAAACTAGCCGATACATCCGCGCTGGCTCCTACCGAAATAGTATTCTCCGAACTGTTATTGGCACTAACTTTATCGTTCTCGTTTTGAGCGGTTTTAGTAGCGGTAGTAGTAAAAGTACCCGCCTGCGTAGGTTTGGCCACTAAAGTAAGAGTTTGAGTAGCATTAAGCGCAATGTTTCCTATGTCCCAAATGCCGCTAGTAACATCGTAGGTACCGGAAGTAGCCGTAGCGCGCACGAATTGCAATCCATTAGGTAACTTATCGGTAATTTTAATGCCCGAGCCAGGGCTTGGCCCTAAATTTTTAGCGCTTACGGTATACGTTACTTCCGTGCCGTTGCTATAAGGAGCTGCCGAAACGGTGTTAGTTACTTCAATATCAGAAGCGGGATTGACATATATGGAGGCAAAATCTTCGTTATTGCCCGGATTACTATCGTACTGCGTTTCGCCGGATTTACTCACTAAAAAGGATATGGCACCCGAACGAATAAGTTTACCGGTGAGCGTGATAGTTGCCT
This region includes:
- a CDS encoding tyrosine-type recombinase/integrase, which gives rise to MRHSYAAHLLESGKDITTVQRLLGHENKRSTMLYTYLIKQQVKWVAHKSGNHILNKEDFNFIQ
- a CDS encoding phage integrase N-terminal SAM-like domain-containing protein, whose protein sequence is METASQLIDQVRKTMQAQHLSPRTEAAYCDWIFRFFLFHGKQNPREMGEKEVAAFLNYLSLKGKKSASTQNQAHCALLFLYNEVVHQPLTKIYFSRLKHYRSTPAILTKKEIDVLFTHLRGAPRLMAALLYSCGLKITEGLTLRIRDVDFENKQLRLKNRVLFFPASLKSELQLQMRKVATIHQEDLNLGFGEVDIPATVRNKNSAEAKTLAWQYLFPAVRRSKHVATDQEIRFHLHESVLQKALKQALKTAQLNKNACC